In one window of Propionispora hippei DSM 15287 DNA:
- the pdxR gene encoding MocR-like pyridoxine biosynthesis transcription factor PdxR, translating to MVIGGYQSSCIKGDKMRIRINRQAETPIYLQIKNQIRDMIIAEVLPEDFLLPPERNLAQTLGVNRSTVMKAYQELKADGLIVSHVGKGTVVVPQVFKPSMPRERPVRELSWYQFFNENITTNSEHLISDIMSLTNCDKVLSFAGGFPDPTLFPMEQLEALQGELFKTAKCMLYSHSPVEGNPALRESICQLLARRQMTVSSREIGILSGSQQGLDFVARIFINPGDTVVVEEPSFFGAIQIFRSAGARVIGVPIDKEGLRTDMLEALLIRHKPKFIYTLPTFQNPSGVTMTMARRSQLLTLAYQYQVPVVEDDPYGELPFEGVSLPPLKALDRYGYVIYLSTFSKVLFLGLRVGWVVAAPAIISKFAHLKQLTDLHVNTPSQLLLDQYIRTGLYEKHLLLLRKEYAAKRDCMLAALEKYRVPGVSWEKPAGGYYIWCRLPKQVSRHKLVANAARRGVIFLPGEVCYPDGTQGESFARLNYTFAQPEEIQKGIKQLMQAVQESVQLAEEPEWDMGSYMRPIV from the coding sequence ATGGTAATTGGAGGGTACCAATCCAGTTGTATAAAGGGTGATAAGATGCGTATCCGGATCAACCGTCAGGCCGAGACGCCGATTTATTTGCAAATTAAAAATCAAATACGGGATATGATTATTGCCGAAGTGCTGCCGGAGGACTTTCTATTGCCGCCGGAGCGAAATCTGGCGCAGACTTTGGGTGTGAACCGCAGTACGGTGATGAAAGCATACCAGGAGCTTAAGGCCGATGGTTTAATTGTATCGCATGTAGGCAAGGGAACAGTTGTTGTCCCGCAGGTATTTAAGCCGTCAATGCCAAGGGAGAGACCGGTACGGGAGCTTTCCTGGTATCAATTTTTTAATGAAAATATTACGACCAATAGCGAACACCTCATCAGTGATATTATGTCGTTAACTAATTGTGATAAGGTGCTTTCCTTTGCCGGCGGGTTTCCCGACCCGACTTTATTCCCTATGGAACAGTTGGAGGCATTGCAGGGGGAGCTTTTTAAGACCGCCAAATGCATGCTGTATTCCCATAGTCCGGTAGAGGGGAATCCGGCGCTGCGGGAAAGCATTTGTCAATTACTGGCCAGGCGCCAGATGACGGTTTCCTCAAGAGAAATCGGTATTCTTTCCGGTTCTCAGCAAGGCCTTGATTTTGTTGCGAGGATATTTATCAATCCAGGGGATACAGTAGTCGTTGAAGAACCCAGCTTTTTTGGGGCGATTCAGATTTTTCGTTCCGCCGGGGCCAGGGTGATCGGAGTGCCGATTGACAAAGAAGGGCTTCGTACCGACATGCTGGAAGCCCTGCTGATTCGCCATAAACCCAAGTTTATCTACACGCTGCCTACTTTCCAGAATCCTTCCGGCGTTACGATGACCATGGCCCGGCGCAGTCAATTATTAACCTTGGCCTATCAATATCAGGTACCTGTGGTAGAAGACGATCCCTATGGAGAGTTACCCTTTGAGGGAGTTTCGCTGCCACCTTTAAAAGCATTGGACCGGTATGGTTATGTCATCTATCTGAGTACTTTTTCCAAGGTATTGTTTTTGGGTCTGCGGGTTGGCTGGGTGGTTGCTGCACCGGCTATTATCAGCAAGTTTGCCCATCTAAAACAATTAACCGATCTTCATGTGAATACTCCCAGCCAATTGTTATTGGATCAGTATATTCGTACCGGCCTTTATGAGAAGCACCTGCTATTGCTGCGGAAAGAATATGCAGCTAAACGGGATTGCATGCTGGCGGCACTGGAAAAATACCGGGTCCCCGGTGTCAGTTGGGAAAAGCCGGCTGGTGGCTACTATATTTGGTGCCGCCTGCCGAAACAGGTAAGCCGCCATAAGCTGGTGGCCAACGCGGCCCGGCGGGGTGTTATTTTTCTGCCCGGCGAGGTCTGCTATCCTGACGGGACACAGGGGGAAAGCTTTGCCCGTCTAAACTATACCTTTGCTCAGCCGGAGGAAATACAAAAAGGAATTAAGCAGCTCATGCAGGCGGTACAGGAAAGTGTGCAGCTTGCAGAGGAACCGGAGTGGGATATGGGCAGTTACATGAGGCCCATTGTATAA
- a CDS encoding aminotransferase-like domain-containing protein → MHNILARRASLVKASEIREILKVTENSDIISFAGGLPAPELFPVEEMKTVCQAILAEDGMKALQYSTTEGYKPLREMIAGRMRALSIAAQSEDILITTGSQQGLDLSGKVLLDEGDGVICESPTYLAAINAFKVYSPNFIEIAMDEQGMRMDELETALEHNHRIKCIYTIPDFQNPTGRTMSLERRKKLIELANRFAVMVIEDNPYGELRFSGDRLPPVKSFDTEGRVIYQSTFSKVLTPGIRVGWICAAPEIMQKYVVFKQGTDLHTSTFSQMQVNKFVELFDIEEHVSKIRQVYRRRRDCMLEAIRREFPDYVTYTEPEGGLFLWITLPAVINARDVLLSCLQQKVAFVPGGAFFPNGGHENTLRLNFSNMTEARIVEGIGRMAGILKECKNTAAES, encoded by the coding sequence ATGCATAATATATTGGCCCGGCGGGCGAGTCTGGTGAAAGCTTCGGAAATAAGGGAAATTCTAAAGGTCACGGAAAACAGTGATATCATTTCCTTTGCAGGGGGATTGCCGGCGCCGGAACTGTTTCCGGTGGAAGAAATGAAGACCGTATGCCAGGCCATTCTGGCTGAAGACGGTATGAAGGCTTTGCAATACAGTACAACCGAAGGTTATAAACCGCTGCGAGAAATGATTGCCGGCAGGATGAGGGCTTTGAGTATTGCCGCGCAAAGCGAGGATATTCTGATAACGACCGGCTCACAGCAAGGGCTTGACCTCAGCGGTAAAGTCCTGCTTGATGAGGGAGATGGTGTCATTTGTGAAAGCCCTACGTATCTTGCGGCCATTAATGCCTTTAAGGTGTACTCGCCGAATTTTATTGAAATTGCCATGGATGAACAGGGGATGCGGATGGACGAATTGGAAACCGCCCTGGAACATAATCACCGGATAAAATGCATTTACACGATCCCCGATTTTCAAAATCCTACCGGCCGGACGATGAGCCTGGAGCGGCGGAAAAAGCTGATCGAGCTGGCCAACCGGTTTGCGGTCATGGTCATTGAGGACAATCCCTATGGGGAGCTTCGTTTTTCCGGTGACAGGCTGCCGCCGGTCAAATCTTTTGATACCGAAGGGAGGGTGATTTACCAAAGTACGTTTTCTAAGGTTCTTACGCCTGGCATCCGGGTGGGCTGGATCTGTGCGGCGCCGGAAATTATGCAAAAATATGTTGTGTTTAAGCAGGGGACGGACTTGCATACCAGTACATTTTCACAAATGCAGGTAAATAAGTTTGTCGAGTTATTCGATATCGAGGAGCATGTCAGTAAGATCAGACAGGTCTACCGGCGGCGCCGTGATTGTATGTTGGAAGCGATCAGACGGGAGTTTCCCGATTATGTGACTTATACCGAACCGGAGGGAGGCCTGTTTCTATGGATTACGCTTCCGGCGGTGATCAATGCCAGGGATGTATTGCTGTCTTGTTTGCAGCAAAAGGTGGCTTTTGTTCCGGGTGGTGCCTTTTTCCCCAATGGCGGTCATGAGAATACGCTGCGATTAAACTTTTCCAATATGACGGAAGCAAGAATTGTTGAAGGAATCGGGCGAATGGCCGGGATATTAAAGGAATGTAAGAATACGGCGGCCGAATCGTAG
- the dapA gene encoding 4-hydroxy-tetrahydrodipicolinate synthase: MRKPLFIGSAVALVTPFTDTGVDYQALAELIEFQIQGGSDAIVICGTTGEASTMPDEEHIAVIKYAVERVNKRIPVIAGTGSNDTRHAIELSKEAEAVGADGLLSVTPYYNKATQKGLYEHFKIIANHVQVPIILYNVPSRTNLNLNPDTIKALSEIENIIAVKECNLGQVGDVVNLCGADFSIYSGDDNTVLPLLSLGGKGVISTMANIIPKDTHNMVMRFFQGDITGAIKLQLQTLNLIKALFSEVNPIPIKAAVNLLGFKAGQCRMPLTELSESNLELLRQEMRAYGLIK; encoded by the coding sequence ATGAGAAAACCATTATTTATCGGGTCAGCAGTGGCTCTGGTAACTCCCTTTACCGACACCGGGGTGGATTATCAAGCGTTGGCGGAATTAATTGAGTTTCAAATTCAAGGCGGTTCCGATGCCATTGTTATATGTGGTACTACCGGCGAAGCCTCCACCATGCCGGACGAAGAGCATATTGCTGTCATCAAATATGCTGTGGAGCGGGTGAATAAGCGCATTCCGGTTATTGCCGGTACAGGCAGCAACGATACGCGCCATGCCATCGAACTCTCCAAGGAGGCCGAAGCAGTTGGCGCCGACGGTTTGCTTTCCGTAACTCCTTATTACAATAAGGCCACGCAAAAAGGACTTTATGAACATTTCAAAATCATTGCCAACCATGTTCAGGTTCCGATTATTTTGTATAACGTGCCAAGCAGAACCAATCTCAATCTTAATCCCGATACGATTAAAGCGTTGTCGGAAATTGAGAATATCATAGCCGTTAAGGAATGTAACCTGGGGCAGGTCGGCGATGTGGTCAATTTATGCGGTGCGGATTTCTCTATATATTCCGGTGATGACAATACGGTGTTGCCGCTATTATCCTTAGGAGGCAAGGGCGTCATTTCCACCATGGCTAATATCATCCCGAAAGATACGCACAACATGGTTATGCGCTTTTTCCAGGGCGATATTACAGGCGCCATTAAGCTGCAGTTGCAGACCCTGAACCTGATCAAAGCATTGTTCAGTGAGGTAAATCCCATTCCAATTAAAGCGGCAGTTAATTTGCTTGGTTTCAAGGCCGGACAATGCCGGATGCCGCTGACCGAGCTTAGCGAGTCTAATCTGGAACTGCTACGCCAGGAAATGAGAGCCTACGGTTTGATAAAGTAG
- a CDS encoding Lrp/AsnC family transcriptional regulator codes for MLDHTDLAIISLLKTNCKMRFSDMGELVHLTGQAVSSRIARLEKEGIIRGYSVLLDETKLGKTITSYVTVFMKTTNHRDFHVFIKKQDSVREASRISGEGCYWLKLSVGSETELNDFLDEILQFGNYRINLCIDKIK; via the coding sequence ATGCTTGATCATACAGATTTAGCCATTATCAGCTTATTAAAAACCAATTGTAAAATGCGGTTCAGCGATATGGGCGAATTGGTTCATTTAACAGGCCAGGCTGTCTCCAGCCGGATTGCCCGTTTGGAAAAGGAGGGTATTATCCGGGGCTACTCCGTGCTGCTGGATGAAACCAAACTGGGGAAAACCATAACCTCCTATGTCACCGTCTTTATGAAAACCACCAACCACCGGGACTTTCATGTTTTTATAAAAAAGCAAGACTCCGTCCGGGAGGCAAGCCGAATCAGCGGGGAAGGCTGTTATTGGCTCAAGCTGTCCGTCGGCTCGGAGACAGAACTGAATGATTTCCTGGATGAAATTTTGCAATTCGGCAACTACCGGATCAACCTATGTATCGACAAAATCAAATAA
- a CDS encoding cysteine hydrolase family protein: MKRALLVIDVQEEYFTGALPVTYPANNFSNILAAVDTASEHRVPVILIRHEATQPGATAFARNSRGWAIREELLAKDHLCIVDKKMPGSFTGTGLEEILKNLDVDTLVICGYMTQMCCDTTARQAVHLGFAVEFLSDATGTLTVENEAGKIAAGDLHRAILITQAMRFSQVITTREWTGRLAGRE; this comes from the coding sequence GTGAAGAGAGCATTATTGGTGATTGATGTGCAAGAGGAGTATTTTACCGGAGCCTTGCCGGTCACTTATCCGGCCAATAACTTTAGCAATATCCTTGCTGCCGTGGACACAGCCAGTGAGCACCGGGTGCCGGTCATTCTGATTAGGCATGAGGCAACGCAGCCCGGGGCAACAGCCTTTGCCAGAAACAGCCGGGGCTGGGCAATTCGGGAGGAACTGTTAGCAAAAGACCATCTATGTATTGTTGACAAAAAAATGCCGGGAAGTTTTACCGGGACAGGACTGGAAGAGATTTTAAAAAACTTAGATGTTGATACGCTCGTTATTTGCGGTTATATGACCCAGATGTGCTGTGATACTACGGCAAGGCAGGCCGTTCATTTGGGTTTTGCCGTTGAATTTCTGTCTGATGCCACCGGGACGCTGACTGTCGAAAATGAAGCCGGCAAGATCGCTGCCGGTGACTTGCACCGGGCAATCTTAATAACCCAGGCCATGCGATTTTCCCAGGTAATAACTACCCGGGAATGGACTGGCCGGCTTGCCGGCAGGGAATAA
- a CDS encoding 4Fe-4S dicluster domain-containing protein, protein MQLKQYYIKPDLCTGCQACLAVCPSGAIQATGSGIPEIRMVQCKRCGLCKRKCKSKAIAYRVRLQF, encoded by the coding sequence ATGCAACTGAAACAGTATTACATTAAACCGGATCTATGCACCGGCTGCCAAGCCTGTCTGGCTGTCTGCCCGTCAGGGGCTATTCAGGCAACCGGGTCGGGCATACCGGAAATCAGAATGGTTCAGTGCAAGCGCTGCGGCCTTTGCAAGAGAAAGTGCAAGAGCAAGGCGATTGCCTATCGTGTACGGCTACAATTTTAG
- a CDS encoding sensor histidine kinase: MIGQGPRGHEGLRCKAARHRRRAFHERLRHMEQHHLHHHGKFLQQYTYFRYIRPAGILFSLAVFYILFSITGSQLLGLLFAGLLAAREAVHCFFFWKLEKNVIKPMIKLKQGLDEVAQGNYTIKVRNDLSGDLGSVIDAFNDMTEKLYAGEILQAEYEENRKMLIANISHDLKTPITAIQGYTEALLEGTAVAAHTTDKYLKIIHQNSAYVNHLIDDLFLFAKLDMQKLEFQFQCVPFKSFMDDLMEEYQLDFTEQAIAFDYNNEITGEEQVNLDGKRFRQAINNILSNAVQHSVTRQLAIRVRVYRQVEGVGIDISDNGPGIPSDKVPFIFDRFYRVHTERPKEMTGSGLGLAIARELIEAHGGHITVVSTLDEGSCFTIELPVWTENEEEILCSVC, from the coding sequence ATGATTGGACAGGGGCCGCGTGGGCATGAAGGTCTGCGGTGCAAAGCGGCGCGGCACAGGCGCCGGGCGTTTCATGAACGTTTGCGCCATATGGAGCAGCACCATTTGCATCATCATGGGAAGTTTTTGCAGCAATACACCTATTTTCGCTATATCCGCCCGGCGGGCATTCTGTTTAGTCTCGCCGTCTTTTATATCCTGTTCAGTATAACCGGCAGTCAATTGCTTGGCCTGTTGTTTGCCGGGCTGTTGGCCGCCAGGGAAGCGGTCCACTGCTTCTTTTTCTGGAAATTGGAAAAGAACGTGATCAAACCCATGATTAAGTTAAAGCAGGGGCTGGACGAAGTGGCCCAGGGAAATTATACGATCAAAGTCCGCAATGATTTATCCGGTGATTTGGGCAGTGTCATCGACGCTTTTAATGATATGACAGAAAAGCTGTATGCCGGTGAAATCCTGCAAGCCGAATATGAAGAAAACCGCAAAATGCTGATTGCCAATATATCCCATGATTTAAAGACGCCGATAACGGCCATACAGGGATATACCGAGGCTTTGCTGGAGGGGACGGCTGTGGCGGCTCATACAACGGATAAGTATTTGAAAATCATTCATCAAAACAGTGCCTATGTCAATCATTTAATTGATGATCTGTTTCTGTTTGCCAAGCTGGATATGCAAAAGCTGGAGTTTCAGTTTCAGTGTGTACCGTTTAAAAGTTTTATGGATGACCTGATGGAAGAATATCAATTGGATTTTACGGAACAGGCAATCGCCTTTGACTATAATAATGAAATTACCGGGGAAGAACAGGTTAATTTGGATGGAAAACGCTTTCGCCAGGCGATTAACAATATTCTCAGTAATGCGGTTCAGCATAGCGTAACCCGGCAATTGGCTATCCGGGTAAGAGTATACCGGCAGGTCGAAGGTGTCGGTATTGATATAAGTGATAATGGCCCGGGGATTCCTTCCGATAAGGTGCCCTTTATATTCGACCGCTTTTACCGTGTCCACACAGAGCGCCCCAAAGAAATGACCGGCAGCGGCCTGGGCCTTGCTATTGCCAGGGAATTGATTGAGGCTCACGGGGGCCACATTACGGTGGTAAGCACCCTGGACGAAGGAAGCTGTTTTACAATTGAACTGCCGGTCTGGACGGAGAATGAGGAGGAAATACTGTGCAGCGTGTGCTGA
- a CDS encoding response regulator transcription factor yields MQRVLIIEDDPDIAELERDYLQLNGYKAEIVHDGVQGLKKAASAIYDAVVVDVMLPGKDGFEIVKEIRKRQEIPVIVVSAKGEEIDKIRGLTVGADDYLTKPFSPSELVARIKAHLKRYQRLKGLIPAQEVLQYRELEINTAAHTVCISGKEVQLTAREYELLYFLAANPNIVFSKEQLFTAIWGDENFGEVATVAVHIQKLRKKIEKDPANPEFIETLWGTGYRFNSKT; encoded by the coding sequence GTGCAGCGTGTGCTGATTATCGAAGATGATCCGGATATTGCCGAGCTTGAGCGGGATTATTTGCAGCTTAACGGCTATAAGGCGGAGATTGTCCATGACGGAGTGCAGGGACTGAAAAAGGCGGCTTCCGCTATCTATGATGCGGTAGTTGTCGATGTTATGTTGCCGGGCAAGGACGGGTTCGAGATTGTTAAAGAAATCAGAAAAAGACAGGAAATTCCCGTCATTGTGGTATCGGCCAAGGGCGAAGAAATTGATAAAATCCGGGGACTTACGGTGGGGGCTGATGATTATTTGACCAAACCGTTCAGCCCGTCGGAACTGGTGGCCAGAATCAAGGCGCATCTCAAGCGGTATCAGCGGCTAAAGGGCCTGATCCCCGCGCAGGAGGTATTGCAATACCGGGAGCTGGAAATCAACACGGCCGCTCATACCGTCTGCATCAGTGGCAAAGAAGTGCAACTGACAGCCAGGGAATATGAGTTGTTATATTTTTTAGCTGCCAACCCGAATATTGTCTTTAGTAAGGAGCAATTGTTTACTGCTATTTGGGGCGATGAGAATTTTGGCGAAGTGGCTACCGTCGCCGTTCATATCCAGAAGCTGCGCAAGAAAATCGAGAAAGACCCGGCAAATCCCGAGTTTATTGAAACTCTCTGGGGGACTGGTTACCGATTTAATTCTAAAACATAA
- a CDS encoding TrmB family transcriptional regulator, protein MNDITLKLEQLGFSSYEAKAYYALIRKHPANGYEIGKIGKIPSAKIYETLHRLVVKGAIVESGTDSGRYYPVPPETLLAKIQEQFTTMIQQLEASLKETEPVPDMEVNLNFSGYDHFLARAAKVIQQASSSLLLSLWPEEGFLLNDWLAGADKRGVRVIAGIFGKPVIDAGYYVNLESCGVSSHARLAKQLNVVIGDDKEVVIGEVDSNGQTEGVWTTTGSIVLIAKEYIKHDMWGHALIAALGESRFRQLCADNPVLSYLIKKR, encoded by the coding sequence GTGAATGATATTACGTTAAAGCTGGAGCAACTGGGGTTTTCCTCTTATGAGGCTAAAGCCTATTATGCACTGATTCGCAAACATCCGGCCAACGGTTATGAGATTGGCAAGATTGGGAAAATACCGTCCGCTAAAATTTATGAGACCTTGCACAGATTGGTTGTGAAGGGGGCGATTGTCGAAAGCGGCACAGACAGCGGCCGCTATTATCCGGTGCCGCCGGAGACGCTCCTGGCCAAAATACAGGAGCAGTTTACCACAATGATACAGCAGTTGGAAGCCAGTCTAAAAGAGACAGAACCTGTGCCGGATATGGAAGTTAATCTGAACTTTTCCGGTTATGATCATTTCCTTGCCAGGGCGGCTAAAGTGATCCAGCAGGCAAGTTCCTCTTTGCTGTTGTCCCTTTGGCCTGAGGAGGGATTCTTATTGAATGATTGGCTGGCTGGTGCCGATAAACGAGGTGTAAGGGTTATTGCCGGCATATTCGGCAAACCAGTGATTGATGCCGGTTACTATGTAAATCTAGAAAGCTGCGGCGTATCTTCTCATGCCAGGCTGGCAAAACAGTTAAATGTGGTTATTGGTGATGACAAAGAAGTGGTTATCGGTGAAGTGGACAGCAATGGACAGACCGAAGGTGTATGGACTACGACCGGGAGTATCGTGCTAATTGCCAAAGAGTACATAAAACACGATATGTGGGGGCATGCCCTGATTGCTGCTTTGGGTGAAAGCCGGTTCAGGCAGTTGTGTGCCGATAATCCGGTACTATCCTATTTGATAAAAAAACGTTAA
- a CDS encoding TIGR04076 family protein, translating to MTDIMITAKEVKGHCAAGLKVGDKVVLRGATISLQESDAVCSFAFANIYPAVFAARLGKDLKELGLATRTVQCIDPGPPYSEGGTVLFEVKII from the coding sequence ATGACTGATATTATGATTACCGCTAAAGAAGTAAAAGGACATTGTGCGGCCGGGCTTAAGGTCGGTGACAAAGTGGTGCTGCGGGGAGCGACCATTTCACTGCAGGAAAGCGATGCGGTTTGCAGCTTTGCGTTTGCCAACATTTATCCTGCGGTGTTTGCCGCCAGGCTGGGAAAAGATCTTAAAGAGCTGGGCTTGGCAACACGAACGGTGCAATGCATTGATCCGGGACCTCCCTATAGTGAAGGTGGCACCGTACTGTTTGAGGTAAAAATCATCTAA
- a CDS encoding DMT family transporter — protein MDNNTQKNLQQQSLLLTHLELLLVVTIWAGTFISTKYVLLEIPPALSALYRYGIASLILLVIDYKNPETIRPSDYGRITFLGATGVTLYYLLQHYGINYTNATDASILISLSPVFIACISWTLLKERVKPATILGLVLALAGCILVITNGDITIKNNQGRWWGDLLILLTAVSWALYSVYGKKILAAYTIRTIVKYTTWAGTVLLIPFSLPEMAGVEHASLSWTGWLNLFYLGGLASVYGYLAWYRALAKLPSVTVGSYLYFRPFLAGLMAAVVLHERISGYIIAGGLLIIAGTYLSVKK, from the coding sequence ATGGACAATAATACGCAAAAAAATCTGCAGCAGCAATCTCTGCTGTTGACTCATCTGGAGCTATTGCTGGTTGTGACAATTTGGGCCGGCACCTTTATTTCAACCAAGTATGTTTTGCTGGAAATTCCTCCTGCCCTGTCCGCTTTGTACCGGTATGGTATTGCCTCGTTAATCTTGCTGGTGATTGATTATAAGAATCCCGAAACCATAAGGCCTTCGGACTATGGCCGGATAACCTTTTTAGGAGCCACCGGTGTAACCTTGTATTACTTGCTGCAGCACTACGGCATCAACTACACCAATGCCACAGATGCTTCTATTCTGATCAGTCTTTCGCCGGTCTTTATTGCCTGTATTTCCTGGACTTTATTAAAAGAAAGGGTCAAACCTGCTACGATTCTGGGGCTGGTGCTTGCGCTGGCAGGCTGTATACTGGTAATTACCAACGGCGATATTACGATAAAGAATAATCAGGGGCGCTGGTGGGGCGATCTACTGATTTTGTTGACTGCCGTTTCCTGGGCCCTCTACAGTGTGTATGGAAAAAAAATACTGGCTGCCTATACCATCCGTACCATTGTAAAATACACTACCTGGGCGGGAACGGTATTGCTCATTCCCTTTTCCTTGCCCGAAATGGCCGGCGTGGAACATGCTTCGCTTAGTTGGACCGGTTGGCTTAACCTTTTTTATCTTGGGGGGCTGGCTTCGGTATACGGGTATTTGGCCTGGTACCGGGCGCTTGCTAAATTGCCGTCGGTCACGGTAGGCAGCTACTTGTATTTTCGGCCCTTTTTGGCCGGACTTATGGCGGCAGTCGTGTTGCACGAACGTATCAGCGGTTACATCATTGCCGGTGGATTGCTGATTATTGCCGGTACGTATCTATCCGTCAAAAAGTAA
- a CDS encoding GNAT family N-acetyltransferase produces the protein MIRYATAADLPAILAIYNDAILNTTAVYDYTPHTLEDRTVWYETKKNAHIPIWVLEEDHLVIGFATFGPFRAWPAYKYTIEHSIYVHKDHRGKRLGTLLLQELIQYAESKGYATLVAGIDGSNKASLVLHEKAGFTNAGTIQKAGYKFGKWLDLVFYQYHLTGPANPSEN, from the coding sequence ATGATCCGCTATGCGACGGCGGCCGACTTGCCCGCCATTTTAGCTATTTATAATGATGCTATTCTTAATACCACGGCAGTGTATGACTATACTCCCCATACCCTGGAAGACCGGACAGTCTGGTATGAAACGAAAAAAAACGCGCACATTCCCATTTGGGTGCTGGAAGAAGATCATCTGGTGATCGGCTTCGCCACCTTTGGTCCGTTCCGGGCCTGGCCGGCCTACAAATATACAATTGAACACTCCATCTATGTCCACAAGGACCATCGCGGCAAACGCCTTGGAACCCTGCTGCTGCAGGAACTTATTCAATATGCTGAGTCAAAGGGCTATGCCACCCTGGTGGCCGGGATTGACGGCAGTAACAAAGCCAGTCTGGTGCTGCATGAGAAAGCCGGCTTTACCAACGCGGGAACCATTCAAAAAGCCGGCTACAAATTTGGCAAATGGCTGGATCTGGTCTTTTACCAATACCATTTAACCGGCCCCGCCAACCCAAGCGAGAATTAA
- a CDS encoding HAD family hydrolase — protein MKAVIFDMDGVIIDSEPVHASVLMGALRQHGAKLSAGANTLTRFAGMTIPAIFSALKKEHQIKASVEELVACHEAGLVKYVKETAEEPIQGILPLLRGLKGKNVPVAIASSSSKKMIELVVNKLKLTDYFQQLVSGEEVSRGKPYPDVYLATASRLGISPECCLVIEDSMNGTIAAKEAGMFCIGFRNPNTNGGKQDLSRADMVVDHITEIELNDWLV, from the coding sequence ATGAAAGCAGTTATTTTTGATATGGACGGCGTTATTATTGACAGCGAGCCGGTCCATGCCAGTGTTCTGATGGGCGCATTAAGACAGCATGGTGCGAAACTTTCCGCCGGGGCGAATACTTTAACCCGGTTTGCCGGGATGACGATTCCTGCCATTTTTTCCGCCTTAAAGAAGGAACATCAGATTAAGGCATCGGTAGAAGAACTGGTAGCCTGCCATGAGGCAGGGCTTGTAAAATATGTAAAAGAAACTGCAGAAGAGCCGATTCAGGGAATTCTGCCATTGCTGAGAGGATTAAAGGGAAAAAATGTTCCCGTAGCCATTGCTTCGTCTTCCAGCAAAAAGATGATTGAATTGGTAGTAAATAAACTGAAGCTTACCGATTACTTTCAACAACTGGTAAGCGGGGAAGAGGTCTCGCGGGGCAAGCCTTATCCTGATGTTTATTTGGCCACGGCCAGCCGCCTGGGCATCTCGCCGGAATGCTGCCTGGTAATTGAGGACTCTATGAACGGAACTATAGCGGCCAAAGAAGCAGGCATGTTCTGCATCGGTTTTCGCAATCCCAATACTAATGGCGGTAAACAGGACTTGAGCCGGGCCGATATGGTAGTCGATCATATCACCGAAATAGAGCTGAATGACTGGTTGGTGTAA
- a CDS encoding C-GCAxxG-C-C family protein has product MEVEAYIARRVLDCYWQDDVNCATTTLRVLSELYGVSLEKQVLHSAVGLHGAGGFAAQCGLVEGGLLFIGILGAERKLTPEAIISCCYHFARTFEARFGSLLCSQLRPEGFIADNPPHLCEALTAQAISFAALYIKNSPEFACLESTCST; this is encoded by the coding sequence ATGGAAGTAGAAGCGTATATTGCCCGGCGAGTGTTGGACTGCTATTGGCAAGACGATGTTAACTGTGCGACGACGACCTTACGGGTACTGTCTGAACTATATGGAGTATCCCTGGAGAAGCAGGTGCTCCATTCGGCCGTTGGGTTGCATGGCGCCGGCGGTTTTGCCGCACAATGCGGCTTGGTGGAAGGTGGCTTACTGTTCATTGGTATATTAGGGGCAGAACGCAAGCTGACGCCAGAAGCGATCATTTCCTGCTGCTATCATTTTGCCCGTACTTTTGAGGCGCGGTTTGGCAGTCTCCTATGCAGCCAGTTGCGCCCTGAGGGATTTATAGCGGATAATCCCCCCCATTTATGTGAGGCACTGACTGCCCAGGCTATCAGCTTTGCCGCTTTGTATATAAAGAACAGTCCGGAATTTGCCTGTCTGGAAAGTACCTGCAGCACATAG